A stretch of Flavobacterium sp. N2270 DNA encodes these proteins:
- a CDS encoding S66 peptidase family protein, with protein sequence MKIPPYLKKGDTVAIVCTARKFFPEDAIPAKELLESWGLKTKLGNTIGLDSCQLGGTDAQRAVDFQNMMDDDNIKAIWCARGGYGTVRIIDMLDFTKFKKHPKWIMGFSDVTVLHSHANVERVATLHSIMPFTVPKAPEEVKETLRKALFGEPIEYVIPTVSYNVKGKAAGELVGGNLSILYSLFGSKSSLDTNGKILYIEDLDEYLYHVDRMMQNMKRNGYFENVKGLIVGGMTDMHDNEIPFGQNAVQIITAIASQYNIPIAFDFPAGHMKDNRTLILGKQVDFEVNDKEVKLKFK encoded by the coding sequence ATGAAAATTCCTCCTTATTTAAAAAAAGGCGATACCGTCGCCATTGTTTGTACTGCGCGTAAATTTTTCCCAGAAGATGCAATCCCTGCAAAAGAATTACTAGAATCATGGGGTTTAAAAACTAAGCTTGGTAATACTATAGGTTTAGATAGTTGTCAGCTTGGTGGGACAGATGCTCAGCGCGCTGTCGATTTTCAAAACATGATGGATGATGATAATATCAAAGCTATTTGGTGTGCTCGTGGAGGTTATGGAACTGTTCGTATTATTGATATGCTTGATTTTACTAAATTTAAAAAGCATCCAAAATGGATTATGGGTTTTAGTGATGTTACGGTTTTACATAGTCATGCTAACGTTGAGCGCGTGGCAACTTTGCATTCTATAATGCCATTTACAGTTCCAAAAGCACCTGAAGAAGTTAAGGAAACATTGAGAAAAGCACTTTTTGGAGAGCCTATAGAATATGTGATTCCAACAGTTTCTTATAATGTAAAAGGAAAAGCAGCTGGTGAATTAGTTGGAGGGAACTTATCGATACTTTATAGTTTATTTGGCTCAAAATCTTCATTAGATACAAATGGTAAGATTCTTTACATTGAAGATTTAGACGAGTATCTTTATCATGTAGATAGAATGATGCAAAACATGAAGCGTAATGGTTATTTTGAGAATGTAAAAGGACTAATTGTTGGTGGAATGACCGACATGCACGACAACGAAATTCCTTTCGGACAAAATGCGGTTCAAATTATCACGGCAATAGCCTCGCAATACAATATTCCAATTGCATTTGATTTTCCTGCAGGACATATGAAAGATAATCGAACGCTAATTTTAGGAAAGCAAGTTGATTTTGAAGTCAATGATAAAGAAGTTAAATTGAAGTTTAAGTAA